GACCGTGCCTTCGAGGAAATTCTGGCCAACAAGGAAACTTCCAGCACCCAGAAAGCCGGAGGCGTGCCCCGTTTGGCCGAAATATTGAATATGATCGACGGCACCGCAGCCGAGCAGATTATCGAAGAAATCGAGGAAGACGACCCCGAACTGGCCGAAGAGATCCGCCAGAACATGTTCATTTTCGACGATATCGTCCTCGTGGACGATCGTGGACTACAGAAGGTGCTGCGTTCCGTGGAATCCCAGGAACTGGCCATCGCGCTCAAGGCCTCGACCGACGAAGTCAAAGACAAAATTTTCCGCAATATGTCCCAGCGGGCGGCCGAGATTCTCAAAGAAGAGATGGAAGTTTCCGGAGCCGTCCGCATCAAGGATGTCACCGATGCCCAGCAGAAGATCACCAAGATCGTCCAGGATATGGAAAGAAAGGGCGAACTGGTCATCAGCGGAAGGGGAGGGGAGGAATTTGTTGGCTGACGCATCCAAAGACAACCGGTCATCGCTATCCGAATCCTGTGCGCTCTATTATTTCCCTGAAATTCCCTGCGACGAGGTAAAAGAGCGTGCACCATCGCCCGAACCGGAATGCTTTGTGGGCATGGGCCTCGGCAACGACCATGACGGTTCTGCATCCCCAGGGAATCTGGAAGATTCGGAAGAGGTGCGCCAACTGGTCGAAGAGGCATTCGCCAAGGGACAG
This window of the uncultured Desulfosarcina sp. genome carries:
- the fliG gene encoding flagellar motor switch protein FliG, producing the protein MDPRNLIGSLKAAILVHALGWDVVSPVVDQLSKAERNLIFKLQAKLESVSPALVESVAREFIEKAAPPKQIESKEGGEKATAEGSDERREKNLNAIQSIPPDLLIQLIQSEHPQTISLIIAHLQPHIASEVMGLLPEDLRADVAYRIANLDKVASGMLEEIDRAFEEILANKETSSTQKAGGVPRLAEILNMIDGTAAEQIIEEIEEDDPELAEEIRQNMFIFDDIVLVDDRGLQKVLRSVESQELAIALKASTDEVKDKIFRNMSQRAAEILKEEMEVSGAVRIKDVTDAQQKITKIVQDMERKGELVISGRGGEEFVG